One genomic window of Blastopirellula retiformator includes the following:
- the aroB gene encoding 3-dehydroquinate synthase — protein MQLSERSYDIQIGSAILSSAPEFFAARTKISHAIVITDESVQPLYADSIVAACATAGMRTTLISVPAGETSKSIAMADRLWNESLAGGADRKSVVIAVGGGVIGDLAGFIAATFARGLAFFQVPTTLLAQVDSSVGGKVGINLPAAKNMVGAFWQPQGVLIDVDVLKTLPEREYRAGLAEVVKYGVILDADFFAYLEANVAAIRERDKNVLTRVIARCCQLKADVVQTDERETTGLRAVLNYGHTFCHAFEATCGYGELLHGEAVSIGMLCASRLAESLQRITSDVTERQFNLLTELGLPTATPQVDIEPVMAAMQRDKKVEHGKLQFVLPIRLGNVELVGGVSNDLAKTAIIDGQ, from the coding sequence GTGCAATTAAGCGAACGCAGCTACGACATTCAGATTGGTTCGGCAATCCTTTCATCGGCGCCAGAGTTCTTCGCCGCGCGAACCAAGATCTCGCACGCGATCGTGATTACCGACGAGAGCGTGCAGCCGCTCTACGCCGATTCGATCGTCGCCGCTTGCGCGACGGCCGGCATGCGGACGACGTTGATTTCGGTTCCTGCCGGTGAGACGAGCAAGTCGATCGCGATGGCCGATCGGCTGTGGAACGAGAGCCTAGCGGGCGGCGCTGATCGCAAGTCGGTCGTCATCGCCGTCGGCGGCGGCGTGATCGGCGACCTGGCGGGATTCATCGCGGCGACCTTTGCCCGCGGGCTGGCGTTTTTCCAAGTGCCGACGACGCTTTTAGCGCAAGTCGACAGTAGCGTTGGCGGTAAGGTCGGCATCAACCTGCCGGCGGCCAAGAACATGGTCGGCGCGTTCTGGCAGCCGCAGGGAGTCTTGATCGACGTCGACGTTTTGAAGACTCTCCCCGAGCGTGAGTATCGAGCCGGCCTTGCGGAGGTGGTAAAGTATGGGGTCATCCTGGACGCTGATTTCTTCGCCTATCTCGAGGCGAACGTCGCTGCAATCCGCGAAAGAGATAAAAACGTTTTGACGCGCGTGATAGCACGTTGCTGCCAGCTAAAGGCTGATGTCGTTCAAACCGACGAGCGGGAAACCACAGGATTACGGGCGGTACTGAATTACGGTCATACGTTTTGTCATGCTTTTGAGGCGACCTGCGGCTATGGCGAATTGCTGCACGGCGAGGCGGTTTCGATTGGCATGTTATGCGCATCGCGGCTGGCCGAATCGCTGCAGCGGATCACGTCTGACGTGACCGAGCGGCAGTTTAACTTGTTAACTGAACTGGGTTTGCCTACGGCCACTCCGCAGGTTGACATTGAGCCGGTGATGGCCGCGATGCAGCGCGACAAGAAGGTCGAACATGGCAAACTTCAGTTCGTGTTGCCTATCCGTCTGGGGAATGTTGAGCTTGTGGGTGGCGTTTCTAACGACCTCGCAAAAACGGCGATCATTGATGGGCAATAA
- a CDS encoding rhomboid family intramembrane serine protease: protein MRQIGAIATEQEASRFVDYLLTQGIEAKADPRDDQFLVWIHEEGQVEQARSELQAYLSNPGDQRYAESAKEANSIRKLENLKNEKRRKNIHDMRGRLGGPGMMGRAIPVTITIMALCIGVTAASMLGPAFVEGLGRYWLIDWMTFAPASMIRKALLTHDPFVAIEAGQVWRLITPIFPHGGLMHILFNMWMWYSLGGILERRLGTWRFLAMVLGLTLFANCGAAMVSVYVMDNGGELYAIGISGVLFGLFGFAWAKSTFEPQFGLYLPSQSVLVMMLWFGLCWMGFVGNIANWGHTCGLIAGVIAGFIPSRSSR, encoded by the coding sequence ATGCGGCAAATTGGCGCTATTGCGACCGAGCAAGAAGCTTCGCGCTTCGTCGACTATCTGTTGACGCAAGGGATCGAAGCGAAGGCGGATCCGCGCGACGATCAGTTCCTCGTCTGGATTCATGAGGAAGGGCAAGTCGAGCAGGCCCGTAGCGAACTGCAAGCCTATCTCTCGAACCCCGGCGACCAGCGCTATGCCGAATCGGCGAAAGAGGCGAATTCGATTCGCAAGCTGGAGAATCTGAAGAACGAAAAACGCCGCAAGAATATTCATGACATGCGGGGCCGACTTGGCGGGCCCGGCATGATGGGCCGCGCGATCCCGGTCACGATCACGATTATGGCGCTCTGCATTGGCGTCACCGCGGCAAGCATGTTGGGGCCGGCATTTGTCGAAGGGCTCGGCCGCTATTGGCTGATCGATTGGATGACCTTCGCTCCGGCATCGATGATTCGAAAAGCCTTGCTGACGCATGATCCGTTCGTTGCGATCGAGGCGGGGCAAGTCTGGCGCTTGATCACGCCGATCTTTCCGCACGGCGGGCTAATGCACATCCTGTTCAACATGTGGATGTGGTATTCATTGGGGGGCATCCTCGAACGGCGACTCGGCACGTGGCGTTTCCTGGCGATGGTGCTCGGGCTAACGCTGTTCGCCAATTGCGGAGCCGCGATGGTTTCGGTTTACGTCATGGACAACGGGGGAGAGCTTTACGCAATCGGGATCTCCGGCGTGTTGTTTGGGCTGTTTGGGTTCGCGTGGGCGAAGTCGACGTTCGAGCCGCAGTTCGGCCTCTACCTGCCGTCGCAGTCGGTCCTCGTGATGATGCTCTGGTTCGGACTGTGCTGGATGGGTTTCGTCGGCAACATCGCCAACTGGGGCCATACCTGCGGTCTGATCGCCGGCGTCATCGCCGGGTTCATTCCGAGTCGGTCGTCTCGGTAA
- a CDS encoding glycosyltransferase family 2 protein, with amino-acid sequence MPALTISRPANMPQEAFDWEGETITAIDRRLDEIDRLSHALDAEDEQSAGEQGERDKSAYPPGFRLSVVIPVYNERETIEKVIRRIDQLPVDTEIIVVDDCSTDGTRDVLARVAHYIDLQIKYHDRNQGKGASLRTGFQAATGEIVVVQDADLEYDPNDILTVIQPILEGEADVSYGSRFRESRHLNSSLIHRAGNRLLTWLSNWKTGLRITDMETCYKAMRISALRSVTIEQDRFGFEPEITAKLARRKFRIVERPISYNARSWKGGKKIGLRDAFQAIWCIFHYGSND; translated from the coding sequence ATGCCAGCCTTGACGATCTCGCGTCCTGCCAACATGCCGCAGGAAGCTTTTGATTGGGAAGGGGAAACGATTACCGCGATCGACCGTCGCTTGGACGAGATCGATCGCCTGTCGCACGCGCTCGACGCCGAAGACGAGCAATCAGCGGGCGAACAGGGCGAGCGCGACAAGAGCGCCTATCCGCCGGGCTTCCGCTTGAGCGTCGTGATTCCGGTGTACAACGAGCGGGAGACGATTGAGAAAGTGATTCGCCGGATCGATCAACTTCCGGTCGATACCGAGATTATCGTGGTCGATGACTGCAGCACCGATGGTACGCGCGACGTGTTGGCTCGGGTCGCCCACTACATCGATCTGCAGATTAAATACCACGATCGTAACCAGGGCAAAGGAGCGTCGCTGCGAACTGGGTTTCAGGCGGCAACCGGCGAGATTGTGGTGGTCCAAGACGCCGATCTGGAATACGATCCGAATGACATCCTGACGGTCATCCAGCCGATTTTGGAAGGAGAAGCGGACGTCTCCTATGGCTCGCGCTTTCGCGAATCGCGTCATCTCAATTCGTCGCTGATTCATCGCGCCGGCAATCGCCTGTTGACTTGGCTCTCGAACTGGAAGACCGGGCTGCGGATCACCGACATGGAGACCTGCTACAAGGCGATGCGGATTTCGGCATTGCGTTCGGTGACGATCGAGCAAGACCGATTCGGCTTCGAGCCGGAGATTACGGCCAAGCTGGCACGACGCAAATTCCGAATTGTCGAGCGGCCGATTTCGTACAACGCCCGCAGCTGGAAAGGGGGCAAGAAGATCGGCCTCCGCGACGCATTTCAAGCGATTTGGTGCATTTTCCACTACGGCTCTAACGATTAG
- a CDS encoding response regulator transcription factor: MDLQKVVYVLDDDPVARASLVAVVQSLGYPALEYESAEAFLQQFDPTRRGCVVSDVQMGGISGVELVQQLQQRDLNLPVVVVTGFADIKLAVSAMQAGAITFLEKIGRAGEIAEAIQKAMDCEEARYQAVAERDDYRTRIDSLSADERDVLVRVLDGKPNKVIKKELDIGLRTAELRRANVMRKMGARSLAELVRMTLVAGVTHPAPEAAEVPHQQQQAKAS, encoded by the coding sequence ATGGATCTTCAGAAAGTCGTCTACGTTTTGGATGACGACCCGGTGGCGAGGGCTTCGCTCGTCGCCGTCGTCCAATCACTAGGCTATCCGGCATTGGAGTACGAATCGGCGGAGGCCTTCTTACAGCAATTTGATCCTACGCGACGCGGCTGCGTCGTTTCCGACGTGCAAATGGGAGGCATCTCCGGCGTTGAACTTGTTCAACAATTGCAACAGCGAGACCTCAATCTGCCGGTCGTGGTCGTGACCGGTTTCGCCGATATCAAGTTGGCGGTTAGCGCTATGCAGGCTGGCGCGATCACCTTCCTTGAGAAAATCGGACGTGCCGGCGAGATCGCCGAAGCCATCCAAAAAGCGATGGATTGCGAAGAGGCTCGCTATCAGGCCGTCGCCGAACGCGACGACTATCGAACGCGGATCGACTCGCTTTCGGCCGACGAACGGGACGTGCTGGTGCGCGTGTTGGACGGCAAGCCGAACAAGGTCATCAAGAAGGAACTCGATATCGGTTTGCGGACTGCAGAACTTCGTCGTGCGAATGTGATGCGCAAGATGGGAGCCCGCAGCCTGGCCGAGTTGGTTCGGATGACCTTGGTCGCTGGCGTGACGCATCCGGCGCCGGAAGCGGCGGAGGTTCCTCACCAGCAACAGCAGGCGAAAGCTTCGTAG